A window of Candidatus Neomarinimicrobiota bacterium contains these coding sequences:
- a CDS encoding fumarylacetoacetate hydrolase family protein yields MKLLSYGLDQRMEPRLAFLLNGYAVDVMRASLWMKENHKAQDYLSLPSSMKLALLDWGHSLPLLQNLERALQGIALAELNIYGRPVALLETDVVFFAPVPDPPALRYFAAFEPDAGFSFGNTQTLLGNNQPLSHAGLTAKGEIACVIAGKETALQIAGYCIVNNWFDTQLDPNNGLTQGLATSLGPYLVTADELGPHKLGQGFSLDLQMRINGLLTTEYRLKNMTVSFSEMIKSALKTRAQAGDVFCSGSPSNLKSNRPTKPGDRVEVEIQVLGTLTTHIKEKDDDTFR; encoded by the coding sequence ATGAAATTACTCTCATACGGACTGGATCAGCGCATGGAGCCCCGCCTGGCTTTCTTGCTAAATGGTTATGCTGTGGATGTGATGCGCGCCTCACTGTGGATGAAAGAAAACCACAAGGCTCAGGATTATCTCTCGCTACCCTCCTCTATGAAATTGGCCCTGCTGGACTGGGGTCATTCTTTACCACTACTTCAGAATCTTGAGCGGGCGCTTCAAGGTATTGCCCTTGCAGAATTGAATATCTATGGTCGGCCGGTTGCCTTGCTTGAAACTGATGTTGTTTTCTTCGCCCCGGTTCCAGATCCACCCGCTCTGCGCTATTTTGCAGCTTTTGAACCGGATGCTGGATTCAGTTTTGGCAACACCCAAACACTTCTCGGGAATAATCAACCCTTGAGCCATGCAGGATTGACTGCAAAAGGAGAAATAGCCTGTGTTATCGCTGGTAAAGAAACCGCCTTGCAAATAGCTGGTTACTGTATTGTCAATAATTGGTTTGACACACAGCTCGATCCCAATAATGGTCTGACACAGGGGCTAGCCACCAGTCTGGGACCTTATCTTGTGACCGCTGATGAATTGGGACCACATAAACTTGGACAGGGCTTCAGTCTGGATCTGCAAATGCGAATAAATGGGCTCCTGACTACCGAATACCGCCTTAAAAACATGACTGTCAGTTTTTCTGAGATGATCAAGAGCGCTTTGAAAACACGGGCACAAGCAGGAGATGTTTTTTGTTCCGGAAGCCCTTCCAATTTAAAAAGTAACCGTCCAACGAAACCGGGGGATCGGGTTGAGGTTGAGATACAGGTCTTGGGAACGCTTACTACGCACATTAAAGAAAAAGACGATGATACCTTCCGGTAA
- the arfB gene encoding alternative ribosome rescue aminoacyl-tRNA hydrolase ArfB, with product MLIPENEIELKAIRAGGPGGQNVNKVASAIQLRFDSQRSSLSDEIKAEILKLHDQRISSDGVITITARQYRNQEANRLAALERLDKIIQKAQDKPKKRKITRPTRASVVRRLDQKTKRSRQKQLRGKVKPSEE from the coding sequence ATGCTGATACCAGAAAACGAAATTGAGCTAAAAGCCATTCGGGCAGGTGGTCCCGGTGGTCAGAATGTAAACAAAGTGGCTTCGGCTATCCAGTTGCGCTTTGATAGTCAACGATCCAGTCTGTCCGATGAGATCAAGGCAGAAATTCTCAAGTTACATGATCAACGCATTTCCAGTGACGGCGTGATCACCATTACCGCCCGTCAATATCGAAATCAGGAGGCGAATCGGCTGGCAGCATTGGAACGTCTTGATAAAATCATCCAGAAAGCACAGGATAAGCCCAAAAAGCGCAAGATCACCCGGCCAACCAGAGCTTCGGTAGTCAGGCGGCTGGATCAGAAAACCAAGCGCAGTCGTCAGAAACAATTGCGGGGGAAAGTTAAGCCATCGGAGGAATAA